Proteins from one Amycolatopsis benzoatilytica AK 16/65 genomic window:
- a CDS encoding YggS family pyridoxal phosphate-dependent enzyme, producing the protein MKGPLRESKSGKGPLTDAGAGGEANGESDEAAEALAVRREELAAALAEVEERIAAACAAAGRERGEVRLLGVTKTRPASDAALLTDLGLLNLAENRDQEAGPKAAEVAALRPDAKPRWHMVGRLQRNKARSVVRWADEVQSVDSVRLADALARAVAAAREAGERSGPLDVMVQVSLDGDVARGGTALDDVDALAAHITHTGELRLRGVMAVAPLGEDPGTAFARLALAAERVRAEHPEAAEVSAGMSHDLDQAIRHGSTCVRVGTALLGSRGLASP; encoded by the coding sequence GTGAAGGGCCCCTTGAGGGAATCTAAGTCCGGCAAGGGGCCCCTCACGGACGCGGGGGCCGGGGGCGAAGCGAACGGCGAAAGCGACGAAGCCGCCGAGGCGCTCGCTGTCCGGCGGGAAGAACTCGCCGCCGCGCTGGCCGAGGTCGAAGAACGCATCGCGGCCGCCTGCGCCGCCGCCGGCCGGGAGCGCGGCGAAGTGCGGCTGCTGGGCGTCACCAAGACCCGGCCGGCGAGCGACGCCGCCCTCCTGACCGACCTCGGCCTGCTGAACCTCGCCGAGAACCGCGACCAGGAAGCCGGTCCGAAGGCGGCCGAGGTCGCCGCGCTCCGTCCGGACGCGAAGCCGCGCTGGCACATGGTCGGGCGGCTGCAGCGGAACAAAGCCCGCTCGGTCGTCCGCTGGGCGGACGAGGTGCAGTCGGTCGACTCCGTCCGCCTCGCCGACGCGCTCGCCCGTGCGGTCGCCGCCGCCCGCGAAGCAGGGGAGCGCAGCGGGCCGCTCGACGTGATGGTCCAGGTGAGCCTCGACGGGGACGTCGCACGCGGTGGCACCGCACTGGACGACGTCGACGCCCTCGCCGCGCACATCACCCACACGGGGGAGTTGCGGTTGCGTGGCGTGATGGCGGTGGCCCCTCTGGGGGAAGACCCGGGCACGGCTTTTGCCCGGCTGGCCCTGGCTGCGGAAAGAGTCCGGGCGGAGCACCCGGAAGCGGCTGAAGTGTCCGCCGGAATGAGCCATGATCTGGACCAGGCGATCCGGCACGGCTCGACGTGTGTGCGTGTCGGAACCGCGTTGCTCGGCAGCCGCGGTTTAGCCTCGCCGTAG
- a CDS encoding cell division protein SepF: MSALQKLKAYFGMVPADEDGYEAEYDDYDDGYDQPPARSRSRYRDVEDGYEEPVPRVRSRSVTAEPTTHGALAVDRQPEPVARLRPVAEPVPAPSRDPLSRITTLHPTSYIEARAIGEHYREGIPVIINLTEMENADAKRIVDFAAGLAFAVRGSMDKVTNKVFLLSPPDVDVTAEDRRRIAEGGLFLRG; the protein is encoded by the coding sequence ATGAGCGCGCTGCAGAAGCTGAAGGCCTACTTCGGTATGGTGCCCGCGGACGAGGACGGCTACGAGGCCGAGTACGACGACTACGACGACGGCTACGACCAGCCCCCGGCCCGGTCCCGGTCGCGCTACCGCGACGTCGAGGACGGGTACGAGGAGCCGGTCCCGCGAGTGCGGTCACGCTCGGTCACTGCCGAGCCGACCACGCACGGCGCGCTCGCGGTCGACCGGCAGCCGGAGCCGGTGGCCCGGCTGCGGCCGGTGGCCGAGCCGGTCCCCGCCCCGTCGCGGGACCCGCTGAGCCGGATCACCACCCTGCATCCCACGAGCTACATCGAGGCGCGCGCCATCGGCGAGCACTACCGCGAGGGCATTCCGGTGATCATCAACCTCACCGAGATGGAGAACGCGGACGCGAAGCGGATCGTGGACTTCGCGGCGGGGCTGGCGTTCGCCGTGCGCGGGTCGATGGACAAGGTCACCAACAAGGTGTTCCTTCTCTCGCCGCCGGACGTCGACGTGACCGCCGAGGACCGCAGGCGGATCGCCGAGGGCGGATTGTTCCTGCGCGGGTGA
- a CDS encoding anti-sigma factor, with product MTSPEMHTLAGAYALDAVSETEAAQFRRHLEQCEACAQEVRELRETAARLGAAMDEQPPSGFKDRVLAEMRTTPQLPPRTGQAEPEERTRGPRRWPMLFAAAAAVIGLALAGVFGAVALNTSSQLHSAQSQLDDARNRYLPVAELLAAPDAQTVHVAAPHGGGGTVMVSHQLDRVMFLQSGLPPVPAGQVYEAWLMGPELAPRPAGLLPGGPSGSLVVADGLAGAQQFAVSVEQAGGSPTGKPSKDVVLIASVPA from the coding sequence GTGACCAGTCCGGAGATGCACACCTTGGCGGGTGCCTATGCGCTCGACGCGGTGTCGGAGACCGAAGCCGCGCAGTTCCGCCGCCATCTCGAACAATGCGAAGCCTGCGCGCAGGAAGTGCGGGAGCTGCGCGAGACCGCCGCCCGGCTCGGCGCGGCGATGGACGAGCAGCCGCCGTCCGGATTCAAGGACCGGGTGCTCGCGGAAATGCGGACCACGCCCCAGCTGCCGCCGCGGACCGGGCAGGCCGAACCGGAGGAGCGGACCCGCGGCCCGCGTCGCTGGCCGATGCTGTTCGCGGCGGCCGCCGCGGTGATCGGGCTCGCGCTCGCCGGCGTGTTCGGCGCCGTCGCGCTGAACACCAGCAGCCAGCTGCACAGCGCACAGTCCCAATTGGACGACGCGCGCAACCGGTACCTGCCGGTGGCGGAACTGCTCGCCGCGCCGGACGCGCAGACCGTCCACGTCGCGGCGCCGCACGGGGGCGGCGGCACGGTGATGGTGTCGCACCAGCTCGACCGCGTGATGTTCCTGCAGTCGGGGCTGCCGCCGGTGCCGGCCGGACAGGTCTACGAAGCCTGGCTGATGGGTCCCGAACTCGCCCCGCGACCGGCCGGGCTGCTGCCTGGCGGGCCCTCGGGTTCGCTGGTCGTGGCGGACGGATTGGCTGGTGCGCAGCAGTTCGCGGTGAGCGTGGAGCAGGCCGGCGGATCGCCGACCGGCAAGCCGTCGAAGGACGTCGTGCTGATCGCGTCGGTGCCCGCATAG
- a CDS encoding NAD(P)/FAD-dependent oxidoreductase: protein MHHTTGQRIAVIGSGVAGLTAAYLLQRRHEVLLFEADDRLGGHAHTHDVPSAHGGTVGVDSGFIVHNERTYPTLIRLFDELGVRTRATEMSMSIRCDGCGLQYAGAKGLSGLFAQRRNAGSARYLMMLAEVKRFHRHAARLLDRPDAGDVPLGAFLAIGGYSQYFVDHFVLPLVSTVWSADRADTKRYPARYLFEFLRNHGMLTVGNSPTWRTVVGGSREYVERAAKQLTAVHLSTPVRAVRRTAHGVEVRDDADTPHRVDRVVVATHADQALRLLADPTAAERELLGAFRYSRNEAWLHTDPAVLPTVPAARASWNYRTPSCGADLNAVQVTYDLNRLMGLEETTTYAVTLNPGEQPRSAVAKMSYEHPVYTPESVAAQRRLPELNDGTLAYAGAYQGWGFHEDGCSSGVRAAASFGVSW, encoded by the coding sequence GTGCACCACACCACGGGACAACGCATCGCTGTCATCGGCAGCGGGGTCGCCGGCCTCACCGCCGCGTACCTCCTGCAGCGCCGCCATGAGGTTCTGCTGTTCGAGGCCGACGACCGGCTCGGCGGACATGCCCACACTCACGACGTGCCCAGCGCGCACGGCGGAACGGTCGGCGTGGACTCCGGGTTCATCGTCCACAACGAGCGCACCTACCCGACGCTCATCCGGCTGTTCGACGAGCTCGGCGTCCGCACCCGCGCCACCGAAATGTCGATGAGCATCCGCTGCGACGGCTGCGGCCTGCAGTACGCCGGGGCGAAGGGGCTGTCCGGTCTGTTCGCGCAACGGCGCAACGCCGGGTCGGCCCGCTACCTGATGATGCTGGCCGAGGTGAAACGCTTTCACCGGCACGCCGCGCGGCTGCTGGACCGGCCGGACGCCGGCGACGTCCCGCTCGGTGCGTTCCTGGCGATCGGCGGGTACTCGCAGTACTTCGTCGACCATTTCGTGTTGCCGCTGGTTTCCACCGTGTGGTCGGCCGACCGTGCCGACACCAAGCGGTACCCGGCGCGGTACCTGTTCGAGTTCCTTCGCAACCACGGCATGCTCACCGTCGGGAATTCGCCGACCTGGCGGACGGTCGTCGGCGGCTCGCGGGAGTACGTCGAGCGGGCGGCGAAGCAGCTGACGGCCGTCCACCTGTCCACCCCGGTACGCGCGGTGCGACGGACCGCCCACGGCGTCGAGGTGCGCGACGACGCGGACACTCCGCACCGCGTCGACCGCGTGGTGGTCGCGACGCACGCGGACCAGGCGCTGCGGCTGCTGGCCGATCCCACCGCGGCCGAGCGGGAACTGCTCGGCGCGTTCAGGTACTCCCGCAACGAAGCTTGGCTGCACACCGATCCCGCCGTGCTGCCCACCGTTCCTGCCGCGCGGGCGTCGTGGAACTACCGGACGCCCTCCTGCGGCGCGGATCTGAACGCCGTCCAGGTCACCTACGACCTGAACCGACTGATGGGGCTGGAGGAGACGACCACCTACGCGGTCACCCTGAACCCGGGCGAGCAGCCCCGTTCGGCGGTGGCGAAGATGTCCTACGAGCACCCGGTCTACACGCCGGAATCCGTTGCCGCGCAACGTCGGCTGCCGGAGCTGAACGACGGCACGCTCGCCTACGCCGGCGCGTACCAAGGCTGGGGGTTCCACGAGGACGGCTGCTCCTCGGGCGTCCGCGCGGCGGCCAGTTTCGGGGTGAGCTGGTGA
- the sigK gene encoding ECF RNA polymerase sigma factor SigK yields the protein MDENARESQPLAAVPAGAEDLMALVAKGDERAFERLYDQLAGPVYGLVRRIVRDPAQSEEVAQEVLVELWKTATRYSAEKGSVLNWAMTLAHRRAVDRVRSARASTEREQKATFEAARGRPFDEVAESVATRLERSAVRRCLKALTELQRESVLLAYYQGYTYREVADVLETPQGTVKTRLRDGLIRLRDCLGVTA from the coding sequence ATGGATGAGAACGCTCGCGAGAGCCAACCGCTCGCCGCGGTGCCGGCCGGGGCCGAGGACTTGATGGCGTTGGTCGCCAAGGGCGACGAGCGGGCTTTCGAGCGGCTCTACGACCAGCTCGCCGGCCCGGTCTACGGACTGGTCCGCCGCATCGTGCGGGATCCCGCGCAGTCCGAGGAGGTCGCGCAGGAAGTGCTCGTGGAACTGTGGAAGACCGCCACGCGCTACTCCGCGGAGAAGGGCAGCGTCCTGAACTGGGCCATGACGCTGGCGCACCGGCGGGCGGTGGACCGGGTGCGGTCCGCGCGGGCGAGCACCGAACGAGAGCAAAAAGCCACCTTCGAAGCCGCGCGCGGCCGTCCGTTCGACGAGGTCGCCGAATCGGTCGCGACCCGTCTGGAGCGCTCGGCGGTGCGCCGCTGCCTGAAGGCGCTCACCGAATTGCAGCGGGAATCCGTTCTGCTGGCGTACTACCAGGGCTACACCTATCGCGAGGTCGCCGACGTGCTGGAGACCCCGCAGGGAACGGTCAAAACCAGACTGCGTGACGGGCTGATCCGATTGCGCGACTGCTTGGGGGTGACGGCGTGA
- the ftsZ gene encoding cell division protein FtsZ, whose product MTPPHNYLAVIKVVGIGGGGVNAVNRMIEVGLKGVEFIAVNTDAQALLMSDADVKLDIGRELTRGLGAGAAPEVGQKAAEDHREEIEEVIKGADMVFVTAGEGGGTGTGGAPVVAQIARKLGALTIGVVTRPFTFEGKRRGKQAEEGIQALRNECDTLIVIPNDRLLQLGDIGVSLMDAFRSADEVLLSGVQGITDLITTPGLINLDFADVKSVMSGAGSALMGIGSARGEGRAIQAAEKAINSPLLEASMDGAHGALLSIAGGSDLGLFEINEAASLVQESAHPDANIIFGTIIDDSLGDEVRVTVIAAGFDAGAPTHKKLDPPAFSGKSGNGTASASAGQVGGSGQSSPPQTGATPVPPAGSSGYPVAPPRTSQPGLPQPGAGTPPGGLPQPGGGSRGYSPIGSGSATGGLPSRPTTVHDDPTDDDVDVPPFMRR is encoded by the coding sequence ATGACGCCCCCGCACAACTACCTTGCGGTGATCAAGGTCGTCGGCATCGGCGGCGGCGGCGTGAACGCCGTGAACCGGATGATCGAGGTCGGCCTCAAAGGTGTCGAGTTCATCGCGGTGAACACCGACGCGCAGGCATTGCTCATGTCCGACGCCGACGTCAAGCTCGACATCGGCCGGGAACTGACCCGCGGCCTCGGCGCCGGCGCCGCCCCCGAGGTGGGGCAGAAGGCGGCCGAGGACCACCGGGAAGAGATCGAAGAGGTCATCAAGGGCGCCGACATGGTGTTCGTGACCGCGGGCGAGGGCGGCGGCACCGGCACCGGCGGCGCGCCGGTCGTCGCGCAGATCGCCCGCAAGCTCGGCGCGCTCACCATCGGCGTGGTGACCCGCCCGTTCACCTTCGAGGGCAAGCGCCGCGGCAAGCAGGCCGAGGAAGGCATCCAGGCGCTGCGCAACGAGTGCGACACGCTGATCGTCATCCCGAACGACCGGCTGCTGCAGCTCGGCGACATCGGCGTGTCCCTGATGGACGCGTTCCGCTCCGCCGACGAGGTGCTGCTGTCCGGTGTCCAGGGCATCACCGACCTGATCACCACCCCGGGCCTGATCAACCTGGACTTCGCCGACGTCAAGAGCGTCATGTCCGGCGCGGGCTCCGCGCTGATGGGCATCGGCTCGGCGCGCGGCGAGGGCCGGGCGATCCAGGCCGCGGAGAAGGCGATCAACTCGCCGCTGCTGGAAGCGTCGATGGACGGGGCGCACGGCGCGCTGCTGTCCATCGCGGGCGGCTCGGACCTCGGGCTGTTCGAGATCAACGAGGCCGCGTCGCTGGTGCAGGAATCGGCGCACCCGGACGCGAACATCATCTTCGGGACGATCATCGACGACTCGCTCGGCGACGAGGTCCGGGTGACGGTGATCGCGGCCGGCTTCGACGCCGGCGCGCCCACCCACAAGAAGCTCGACCCGCCGGCGTTCAGCGGCAAGAGCGGCAACGGGACGGCGTCCGCGTCGGCCGGGCAGGTCGGCGGCTCCGGCCAGTCGTCCCCGCCGCAGACCGGGGCCACCCCGGTGCCGCCCGCGGGCAGCTCCGGCTACCCGGTCGCGCCGCCGCGCACCTCGCAGCCCGGGCTCCCGCAGCCCGGCGCCGGCACCCCGCCGGGCGGCCTGCCCCAGCCCGGCGGCGGCTCGCGCGGCTACTCGCCGATCGGGTCCGGCTCGGCGACCGGCGGCCTGCCCAGCAGGCCGACCACGGTGCACGACGATCCGACCGACGACGACGTGGACGTCCCGCCGTTCATGCGGCGGTAA
- a CDS encoding DUF1365 domain-containing protein, with product MVTAALYDATVAHVRRAGPRYSFAHRMYLWLADLDDLPQLPRWLRPFARFDGRDHFARDEPGDIRSKLDRWLARHGVDLRGGPVVMLASARALGYVFNPITVYWCHTPDGELACVVAEVHNTYRGRHAYLLRPGEELRADKEFYVSPFQPMTGEYRMHLPRPDALLALTVVLHHDGEPALTATLRGVRRPIGPRTLARYLLGRPLQPQRVSALIRRHGLALWRRRAPITARTAFDTGACHG from the coding sequence CTGGTGACGGCTGCCCTCTACGACGCCACCGTCGCGCACGTCCGCCGCGCCGGTCCGCGCTACTCCTTCGCGCACCGCATGTACCTGTGGCTGGCCGATCTCGACGACCTGCCGCAGCTCCCGCGCTGGCTCCGCCCGTTCGCCCGGTTCGACGGGCGCGATCACTTCGCCCGAGACGAGCCGGGCGACATCCGGTCCAAGCTGGACCGCTGGCTGGCGCGCCATGGAGTGGATCTGCGAGGCGGGCCGGTCGTGATGCTCGCGTCCGCGCGGGCACTGGGGTACGTGTTCAACCCGATCACCGTCTACTGGTGCCACACGCCGGACGGCGAGCTCGCCTGTGTCGTGGCCGAGGTGCACAACACCTACCGGGGCAGGCACGCCTACCTGCTCCGTCCCGGCGAGGAGCTGCGGGCGGACAAGGAGTTCTACGTGTCGCCGTTCCAGCCGATGACCGGGGAGTACCGGATGCATCTGCCGCGCCCGGACGCACTGCTGGCGCTGACCGTCGTCCTGCACCACGACGGCGAGCCGGCGCTGACCGCTACGCTGCGGGGAGTCCGCCGTCCGATCGGACCGCGCACCCTCGCGCGGTACCTGCTGGGCCGGCCGTTGCAGCCGCAGCGGGTGTCCGCGCTGATCCGCCGGCACGGTCTCGCCCTGTGGCGCCGCCGCGCGCCGATCACCGCCCGGACCGCGTTCGACACGGGAGCCTGCCATGGATGA
- the pgeF gene encoding peptidoglycan editing factor PgeF: MRVRRIVTTRAGGASRPPYDSFNLGDHVGDDAGDVYANRKRLASELGLAEDRLAWMEQVHGRTATVVDGSETSAAEATDALVTDRPGVALVVLVADCVPVLMADPEAGVIAAVHAGRVGARVGVLPAALAAMRDLGADPARVEALLGPAICGDCYEVPAAMAADVEKHLPGSSCKTRKGTTGLDLRAGLWQQLADLGVGRVGADPRCTAEDKTLFSFRRDGTTGRIAGITWLEEETA, from the coding sequence GTGCGCGTACGACGAATCGTCACGACCAGGGCGGGCGGGGCATCCCGGCCGCCGTACGACAGTTTCAACCTCGGCGACCACGTCGGCGACGACGCGGGAGACGTGTATGCCAACCGCAAGCGGCTGGCGTCCGAACTCGGCCTCGCCGAGGACCGGCTGGCCTGGATGGAGCAGGTGCACGGCCGCACCGCGACCGTGGTGGACGGCAGCGAGACCTCGGCCGCCGAGGCGACCGACGCGCTGGTGACCGATCGTCCGGGCGTCGCGCTGGTGGTGCTGGTCGCGGACTGCGTGCCGGTGCTGATGGCGGATCCGGAAGCCGGAGTGATCGCCGCGGTGCACGCCGGCCGGGTCGGCGCGCGGGTGGGCGTGCTGCCGGCCGCGCTGGCGGCGATGCGCGACCTGGGCGCCGATCCGGCCCGCGTCGAGGCCCTGCTCGGCCCGGCGATCTGCGGCGACTGCTACGAGGTGCCGGCCGCGATGGCGGCCGACGTCGAGAAGCATCTGCCGGGGAGTTCGTGCAAGACGCGGAAGGGAACGACGGGGCTGGACCTGCGTGCCGGGCTCTGGCAGCAGCTGGCGGACCTCGGCGTGGGCCGGGTCGGCGCGGACCCGCGCTGCACGGCGGAGGACAAGACGCTGTTCAGCTTCCGCCGCGACGGGACGACCGGGCGGATCGCGGGAATCACCTGGCTGGAAGAGGAGACAGCGTGA
- a CDS encoding YggT family protein gives MWLAIWYVLFAFWLLLTARIVVELVRTFAREWRPAGGVAVTLETIYTVTDPPVRLFRRMIPMVRIGGVGLDLSIMVLLLVVFFAMQLTPR, from the coding sequence GTGTGGCTTGCGATCTGGTACGTGCTGTTTGCCTTCTGGCTGCTGCTCACGGCCCGGATCGTGGTCGAGCTCGTGCGCACCTTCGCGCGCGAATGGCGTCCCGCCGGAGGGGTTGCGGTGACGCTCGAGACCATCTACACAGTGACCGACCCGCCGGTGCGGTTGTTCCGCCGGATGATTCCGATGGTCCGGATCGGCGGCGTAGGACTGGACTTGTCGATTATGGTGCTGCTGTTGGTTGTGTTCTTCGCGATGCAACTGACGCCCAGGTGA
- a CDS encoding MFS transporter, with protein MRTAILFTMCAGMFLVQLDVTVVNVALPTLGGELHATLPQLQWVVVGYSVVLAALLLTGGALGDVLGHRGVVLAGLGVFGAASAGCGLAESAGWLVAGRAVQGVGAALLLPGTMAVLTGTFPGREERAKALGVWAGVSALALPSGPLLGGLLVQAAGWRPVFWLNVPIVAAAAVATRRLVPRDVRKPGRVDLPGAATAALALGSGVYAVIAKTPWAGLVAAVATAAFVIVETRSAEPMLPLPLLRSRQTAGANLVSAAMNFVGLGSVLVFTLYLQDVLGAHPIAAAIALLPMFLPLVLVSPVTGRLTARFGPRPQILAGLLLGAAAMLNLLRIGPGTGYGTLLPTLLVLSVGMGLLTAAVVTAAVADAPGERAGIAGGVNNAARQAGGALGVAVFGAVAGEPAVRGAFEHGLHVLGFVSAGLWAAAAALAAVTVRGRDRGKRLARVS; from the coding sequence ATGCGCACCGCGATCCTGTTCACCATGTGCGCCGGGATGTTCCTGGTGCAGCTCGACGTCACCGTCGTCAACGTCGCCCTTCCCACCCTGGGCGGCGAATTGCACGCCACCCTCCCGCAGCTGCAGTGGGTGGTCGTCGGCTACTCCGTCGTCCTGGCCGCGCTGCTGCTGACCGGGGGAGCGCTCGGCGACGTCCTCGGGCACCGCGGGGTGGTGCTCGCCGGACTGGGGGTGTTCGGGGCGGCGTCCGCCGGGTGCGGGCTCGCCGAGTCGGCGGGCTGGCTGGTCGCGGGCCGTGCGGTGCAAGGCGTCGGGGCGGCGTTGCTGCTTCCCGGCACGATGGCGGTGCTCACCGGTACGTTCCCGGGGCGCGAGGAGCGGGCGAAGGCGCTCGGCGTCTGGGCCGGGGTTTCGGCGCTGGCGCTGCCGTCGGGGCCGTTGCTGGGCGGGCTTCTGGTCCAGGCGGCGGGGTGGCGGCCGGTGTTTTGGCTGAACGTCCCGATCGTCGCCGCGGCGGCGGTGGCGACTCGCCGGCTGGTGCCGCGCGACGTCCGCAAGCCGGGCCGCGTCGACCTGCCCGGCGCGGCGACGGCGGCGCTGGCTCTGGGTTCGGGCGTCTACGCGGTGATCGCGAAAACGCCGTGGGCCGGGCTGGTCGCCGCGGTCGCGACGGCGGCCTTCGTGATCGTGGAAACGCGTTCGGCGGAACCGATGCTGCCGTTGCCGCTGCTGCGTTCCCGGCAGACCGCGGGCGCGAACCTGGTGTCCGCGGCGATGAACTTCGTCGGCCTCGGCTCGGTCCTGGTGTTCACCCTGTACCTGCAGGACGTCCTCGGCGCGCACCCGATCGCCGCGGCGATCGCGCTGCTGCCGATGTTCTTGCCGCTCGTCCTGGTCAGCCCGGTCACCGGCAGGCTCACCGCGCGGTTCGGCCCGCGGCCGCAGATCCTGGCCGGGCTGCTGCTCGGCGCGGCGGCGATGCTGAACCTGCTCCGGATCGGCCCCGGCACCGGATACGGCACGCTGCTGCCGACGCTGCTCGTGCTGAGCGTCGGAATGGGCCTGCTGACGGCGGCGGTGGTGACCGCTGCGGTGGCGGACGCGCCAGGGGAACGGGCGGGGATCGCAGGCGGCGTCAACAATGCCGCGAGACAGGCCGGCGGCGCGCTCGGCGTGGCGGTTTTCGGTGCGGTGGCGGGGGAACCGGCGGTGCGCGGCGCGTTCGAGCACGGGTTGCATGTGCTGGGGTTCGTGTCGGCGGGCCTGTGGGCGGCAGCCGCGGCGCTCGCGGCGGTGACCGTGCGCGGGCGGGATCGGGGCAAGCGGCTAGCTCGGGTGAGCTGA
- a CDS encoding ArsR/SmtB family transcription factor has protein sequence MEGDADIARTAALFADPARARVLMALADGRALAASVLASEAGLSAQGVSSHLSKLLAAGLVTAEKSGRHRFYRIAGAAPELLEALARHSPARAVRSLREGTRAEALRTARLCYDHVAGRLGVTITAALLDRGALATVDGDPTTRRRAGDRISSQLPEHPYVLGPASAEVFGELGVDVAMAAAGRRPLLRFCLDWTEQRHHLAGALGAAVTERFMAAGWLRSRAKAHRAVQLTDSGSAVLGDVLGVS, from the coding sequence ATGGAAGGAGACGCCGACATCGCCCGCACCGCCGCCCTGTTCGCCGATCCGGCGCGGGCCCGGGTGCTGATGGCGCTCGCGGACGGCCGGGCGCTGGCCGCCTCGGTGCTGGCGAGCGAGGCCGGGCTCTCGGCGCAGGGCGTCAGCTCGCATCTGTCCAAACTGCTGGCCGCCGGCTTGGTGACCGCGGAGAAATCCGGCCGCCACCGGTTCTACCGCATCGCCGGGGCCGCCCCGGAACTGCTGGAAGCGCTGGCCCGGCACTCCCCCGCCCGCGCGGTGCGCTCGTTGCGGGAAGGCACGCGAGCGGAAGCCCTGCGCACCGCGCGGCTGTGCTACGACCACGTCGCCGGTCGGCTCGGCGTGACCATCACCGCGGCGCTGCTGGACCGGGGCGCACTGGCCACTGTGGACGGTGACCCGACCACCCGCCGCCGCGCCGGGGACCGGATTTCCTCGCAGCTGCCGGAACATCCGTACGTACTGGGACCCGCCTCGGCCGAGGTGTTCGGGGAGCTGGGAGTGGACGTCGCGATGGCGGCGGCGGGGCGGCGGCCACTGCTGCGGTTCTGCCTGGACTGGACCGAGCAGCGACATCACCTCGCCGGTGCACTGGGCGCGGCGGTGACCGAACGGTTCATGGCGGCCGGGTGGCTGCGCTCGCGAGCGAAGGCACACCGGGCGGTTCAGCTCACCGATAGCGGGAGCGCCGTGCTCGGGGACGTGCTCGGCGTTTCGTGA
- a CDS encoding DivIVA domain-containing protein: protein MSLTPADVHNVAFSKPPIGKRGYNEDEVDAFLDLVETELARLIEDNNELRQQVEQLDRELESTRSELENAKVAGPPPARDPEPSRRLAPVPPPASAMEQTQAHSMVPDAGEPNVQAAKVLGLAQEMADRLTAEAKTESDGMLAEARTKSEQLLSDARAKSDSMVNEARTRAETMLNDARTRAETLERQARDKATTMERESQRKYTETMNNLNAEKGALGKKIEELRTIEREYRTRLRGFLESQLRELDDRGSAAPASASSGSNQSSTGGSGQGYSFGPRAEAG from the coding sequence ATGTCGTTGACCCCCGCTGACGTGCATAACGTCGCGTTCAGCAAGCCGCCCATCGGCAAGAGGGGCTACAACGAGGACGAGGTGGACGCGTTCCTCGACCTGGTGGAGACCGAGCTTGCCCGGTTGATCGAGGACAACAACGAGCTGCGCCAGCAGGTCGAGCAGCTCGACCGCGAGCTGGAGTCGACCCGCTCGGAGCTCGAGAACGCGAAGGTCGCCGGCCCGCCGCCGGCACGGGACCCGGAGCCGTCGCGTCGGCTCGCGCCGGTCCCGCCTCCCGCCTCGGCGATGGAGCAGACCCAGGCGCACTCGATGGTCCCGGACGCCGGCGAGCCGAACGTCCAGGCGGCCAAGGTGCTCGGCCTGGCGCAGGAGATGGCCGACCGGCTCACCGCCGAGGCCAAGACCGAGTCCGACGGCATGCTGGCGGAGGCGCGGACCAAGTCCGAGCAGCTGCTGTCCGACGCCCGGGCGAAGTCCGACTCGATGGTCAACGAGGCGCGTACTCGTGCCGAGACCATGCTGAACGACGCGCGCACGCGTGCCGAGACGCTGGAGCGCCAGGCGCGCGACAAGGCGACCACGATGGAACGCGAGTCGCAGCGCAAGTACACCGAGACGATGAACAACCTGAACGCCGAGAAGGGCGCTCTGGGCAAGAAGATCGAAGAGCTCCGCACGATCGAGCGGGAGTACCGCACCCGGCTGCGCGGTTTCCTCGAGTCCCAGCTGCGCGAACTCGACGACCGCGGCTCGGCGGCCCCGGCCTCCGCGTCGTCCGGCTCGAACCAGTCCTCGACCGGCGGCAGCGGCCAGGGCTACTCGTTCGGCCCGCGCGCCGAAGCCGGCTGA